In Gigantopelta aegis isolate Gae_Host chromosome 6, Gae_host_genome, whole genome shotgun sequence, the following are encoded in one genomic region:
- the LOC121375714 gene encoding uncharacterized protein LOC121375714 yields MTTRNNALAYVSKSPTSFPGYKPTADQAESSDCVCERPVRTILCRSCGYIFPGRLRVCCPVHQTTIHLMDINCCPNCRAVHLKEFKSANVGKKNTSN; encoded by the exons ATGACGACTCGAAATAATGCACTTGCCTACGTGAGCAAATCTCCG acCAGTTTCCCTGGCTATAAACCAACAGCGGACCAAGCAGAAAGTAGTGACTGTGTTTGTGAGCGACCCGTCAGAACGATTCTGTGTCGATCATGTGGCTACATCTTCCCTGGGCGCCTCCGTGTCTGCTGCCCAGTCCACCAGACCACAATCCACTTAATGGACATAAACTGCTGCCCTAACTGTAGGGCTGTCCACCTCAAGGAGTTCAAGAGTGCAAACGTTGGAAAGAAAAATACCAGTAACTGA